In Janthinobacterium lividum, the genomic stretch GCATGCGACGCGGCCTTTCACCGGACGTACGCGACTGATCACGCCTCGGAATAGGGCGGTGATTTCTATCATCACGAGACAAGGTCACAATCAGCCTCCTGTACTGGTTTGTGCTGAATGGGCGAGCCGAGATAGGCATTGCTGATCTGTGGGCGGTTGTGCCCTAGTTGCAATGCCACCTGATGGTAGAGCGCGCGTATTGCTTCCGTGTCCAGGTGCAGTTGCCCGGCGCGCACCGGTGCCTGGCAGTCGGCAATGTCAAAGAAGAGATCCCCCGCGAATTCGTGGCGCAGTCCATGCGGAGTGACGCCGAGGTTGGTCTTAGTCAAACCAGCCTTGCGCACGACGTTGGAAAACAGGTCGAGCGACTGTTTCAGTGTCAAATCCGGGTGCCCGATATGCGAGTGCCGGAAGCGGGCGAGGCGACAGGCTTCGCTTAACGCCCTGCGCTGTGCATCGTTGCGTACTGCCGCGAAACGCAAGCGTCCTCCCTTAGTGCCGCGTTTGATGCGCAGGAAACTAATGTAGCGGTCAGTACCGTGCTGCGGGTAACCGGCTGGCAATGCAAAGGCTGGTACTTCTGCGGTGTGCGGGCAGAACATCACCGCTTCCTTGCGCCGCAGTCC encodes the following:
- a CDS encoding integrase domain-containing protein; translation: MTNNSDWKTQLDMILLEHNGKHAYRNKVVSHNTMEARKLGLERAFATLRALGFKPTPDNLSSKHLYVLMLHWTGKAINAPRQAVAKTMRQPFSAAYIQQQMSFLRVFARWIGKPGLVQSAEQYANDLHLVTRHYSADSDKSWTGNGVEVDKVIDTVTAMDYRVGTQLRMLLAFGLRRKEAVMFCPHTAEVPAFALPAGYPQHGTDRYISFLRIKRGTKGGRLRFAAVRNDAQRRALSEACRLARFRHSHIGHPDLTLKQSLDLFSNVVRKAGLTKTNLGVTPHGLRHEFAGDLFFDIADCQAPVRAGQLHLDTEAIRALYHQVALQLGHNRPQISNAYLGSPIQHKPVQEADCDLVS